In Quercus robur chromosome 11, dhQueRobu3.1, whole genome shotgun sequence, the sequence TAAGTTTATCTTTACTCTCTAAAAAGAGAGTTACTCATTTAACTTTGCTCATTTAGAGAAagagtcacacacacacacacacagaggcCAAATTGGGGTAGTGAGGGTGATGTCGAATGACACGCATGGTATTGATGCAAATTTGATGGAATTGATGGAGCTAGGAAAATTGGTAGTGTGGACGGGGCGATTTGGCGGCGATATCGCTCAAACTCAATACTTAGTCATTATCATCTGTCATGCTATGTGGATAACATATGacactttctctcttttatattgGTAAATTTTAGGATTCTGATTTTGCATTTAGTGAAGGATCTAAACTAAGTGAATATGATATGGCAGTATTGGgcatattttgttaattttttgttgataaatcgttaattgaactaattttttctttgtttttcaaatggtaaaattttgttgttggattaatttttattttatttaatttttttaaataaggaCCAAGGATTTTGTTGGGGGAGGCCAAGTTTTTGGACGTAGGGAGGTCAAAGTCTAATTTTTCAAATAGAATTAAGGCCTAATATATATActccatttttttaaatctcagtTGGCAGTGCCTCTTCAGGCCCTAGTGTGGTTCCAACCCTGATTGTCACGTCAATACTAACACAAAAATCCTAAGACTACACATCTACACCCTAGTACTCTTACTAatatattatacttttttttatataagattaCCTATATATTATACACAcattgggtttttattttttttggactcTACACACATTGGGTTGGAGTATCTCTTATCACTCTATACAAGCCAAGTATTATTGAATCCCCTCTAATTTATAACCTCTCATACAGCAAATGTGATTTTTAGCTGCTGTTAAATCCACGGACCGTAAAATTGTAGAAATTGTAGATAAAAATCCAAAATGTTTGTTACAACTGGTTTTATATATGTAactaaaattattgtgaaaatgtggatttcaattaactcaattagtaaaatctctaataatttgtataagagatctgaggcTTAGatcaaaaactaattaatgTCTTGGtgtaactttatttatttatttatttattttcacaaaatcGTTGGAATAACATAAATACACTGCTACAAGTGTTTTTACCATTACAATTTCTGGAATtacacccccaaaaaaaagcagCAATATAAATGCAAAGGAACCCATTTCGAAGTACTCAACAAACgcatttattttcacataacaaaatatcaaaagaCACTCATAGCTCACCAACTTACGATTCAAAGTCTACATAGAAGGACAAACCAACAACATTATTAACTTAGTTCTGATTTATGAAATCAACCATGACTTTCAACAGTGGCCCCACCTTGTCACTACTGGGATTCAACAGAAAAAACCCATGCCCCTCTTCTTCACTCTCAAAAAATCCCACAGTACCATTCCAACCACTTTTTTTCAATGTTTCACAATAACCCGTACCTCTATCTTTCAGCCCATCCTTCTCTGCCACACAAACCAGCACTTTCTTACCAGCCATCTTCGACAAATTCGGATCCACTTCCGGGTACAGTATCGGATCCTTGAACCCGGCACTTGTTGGGTACATGTAATCAATCATTTTATCATTCTCTTTGCCACCAAAATATGGGTGCAATATGATTGTCCCAATGATATTAGGACCAGCCAATCCCGTAGCGCCAGCTTGGACTGCCACGTAATGAACAATATTAGCTCCAGCGCTCTCACCAGCCACAAAAACCCGCCCGAAATCCGCGTACTGGTTCAACCACGGTTCGGGTCCTTGCCCATTTGAGTGGGCTGAGATCCACTGCATCGCGGCCCAGGAATCTTCATGTGCGATTGGTAGAGCATGCTCTGGGGCCAGCCTATAGTCAACGGAAATAACGACCACATTGGCTTCTGAGGCTAAGGAAACAAGAAAGTTGTGAAAGGTTTTCATGAAAGGTGATCCAAGGCAGAAGCCTCCACCGTGGTAGTGAACGACTAGAGGAAACTTCTGATCTGGGCCGTTGATCTTGGGGATGAAGAGTCTGGCTGATACGCCTGAGTCCGGCGAAACGACGACGTCTTTGGATTGAACTCCGGTTTCGGAGTCTAGCCCTGTGGGTGCACGGAGGTGACCACCGGTGGCAGCACGTTCTGGGGTCATGTACCTTTCAACGTGACCATCTTTGTAGACTTTGAAGAAAGGTGGGAATTCGTGGGTTGTTTCGTTGTTGGTGCTTGAATccattgtaagaaaaaaaaaacaaagatgtGGTGACTGAgtttttgagagaaaagagaatgagAGATAGGTTTGGAATTATAGGGTCCGGAATTCGATACCTTAATATAATCGTGCTGTGATTTGAAACGTATCAAAAttagtataatatataataaattaataataatagtaatgtGGATGAGCAGTGAGAGAGGTGGGTCATCTATAAATGAGAAATTGATGGTGTAAAAGGTTGCCGATATAAAATCACCAAACAACCATGAGGATATTAAGGAGAAGTGTAGTATGAAAAGGGGTAATGATGTAACATAGCATATATAAGAGACAATTATAAGTAGGAGGGATAGGGATAGGGATAGGGAATGACTAATGAGACGGGTGCATTACGAGAGAAAGTATACCATATTTTGGAACTACCAACTCAGCATCAATTTTGGTATTTTCTACCCAATAAATGAGTgatatttatttcaaaaaacaacattaaactactccaataaattaatcacaatcttcTATATTATTAGaaagataaattaatcatttattggagtagtctgatgtagttttttgaaataagtGTCACTCATTTATTAGATAGGAAATACCAAAACAGATGTTGAGTTTGTATTATCAAAATATGGTATACTTTCTCCTGTGATATATACTTGTCAAGTTGTcatatcttttagttttaagagGATTTTGTACGAGTTCTTTTTAGTATTGGAGACTAGGTCAAAATGACCATAAACCATTTTTGGCAAAATATTTGggaaatatttaacaatttatcACATTTTTGAAACTCGAATTTGCcgtaaaactcgagtttcagaaactcga encodes:
- the LOC126706059 gene encoding 2-hydroxyisoflavanone dehydratase-like, coding for MDSSTNNETTHEFPPFFKVYKDGHVERYMTPERAATGGHLRAPTGLDSETGVQSKDVVVSPDSGVSARLFIPKINGPDQKFPLVVHYHGGGFCLGSPFMKTFHNFLVSLASEANVVVISVDYRLAPEHALPIAHEDSWAAMQWISAHSNGQGPEPWLNQYADFGRVFVAGESAGANIVHYVAVQAGATGLAGPNIIGTIILHPYFGGKENDKMIDYMYPTSAGFKDPILYPEVDPNLSKMAGKKVLVCVAEKDGLKDRGTGYCETLKKSGWNGTVGFFESEEEGHGFFLLNPSSDKVGPLLKVMVDFINQN